A genomic segment from bacterium encodes:
- a CDS encoding DegT/DnrJ/EryC1/StrS family aminotransferase, with translation MTARDRSAKLRPRKVQSKRIEITDEIRKAVLAQLDRGVYYGGEQAYRFEQELAAYLGVRHVLTVNSGTSALLAAAIALGIGPGDEVIVPANVYVSSAEVPAFLGAVPVFCDVDEATANMTAETLRARLSSRTKALIVTHMYGHAVDLDPILEIVRARGLRVIEICAHGLGAEYKGKKLGAFGDAAVFSLGSKNISMCATGGAVATNSARLYEEAARVSRHGWGRLSVTPSFYRQIAFADSPMSGMSPLDRDSARPGLNLQLDEIPCAIGRIGLRHLEEWNARRREVAALYTRLLAEAGVPVHAPVVHPWTKHAFLHYVVRAPRRDGLRDFLVETGVEALIHYPQPLPDMRYYREHYPTSPAVYPVASRLAGEILTLPIHPWLDDADAEYVVARISQFYRD, from the coding sequence ATGACTGCGCGCGACCGATCCGCCAAGCTGCGGCCCCGGAAGGTCCAGTCGAAGCGCATCGAAATCACGGACGAAATCCGGAAGGCCGTGTTGGCGCAGCTCGATCGCGGTGTGTACTACGGTGGCGAGCAGGCGTACCGGTTCGAGCAGGAGCTCGCAGCCTACCTCGGCGTACGGCACGTGCTCACGGTGAACTCCGGCACATCCGCGCTTCTCGCCGCGGCGATCGCGCTCGGAATCGGACCCGGGGACGAGGTGATCGTCCCGGCCAACGTCTATGTGTCGAGCGCGGAAGTGCCGGCGTTCCTCGGCGCGGTCCCGGTGTTTTGCGACGTCGACGAGGCGACGGCCAACATGACGGCCGAGACGCTGCGCGCGCGGCTGTCGTCTCGCACGAAGGCCCTCATCGTCACGCACATGTACGGCCACGCGGTCGACTTGGACCCGATTCTCGAAATTGTTCGCGCCCGGGGGCTGCGCGTCATTGAAATCTGCGCCCACGGCCTCGGCGCGGAATACAAGGGCAAGAAACTCGGGGCGTTCGGGGACGCCGCGGTCTTCAGCCTCGGGAGCAAGAACATCTCGATGTGCGCGACCGGCGGCGCCGTCGCCACGAATTCGGCGCGGCTCTACGAGGAGGCGGCCAGAGTTTCACGGCACGGATGGGGGCGCCTCTCAGTTACGCCGTCGTTCTACCGGCAGATCGCCTTCGCCGATTCTCCGATGTCGGGTATGTCGCCGCTCGATCGCGACTCGGCCAGGCCGGGGCTAAATCTGCAATTGGACGAGATCCCGTGCGCGATTGGACGGATCGGCCTCCGGCATCTCGAGGAGTGGAACGCGCGCCGGCGCGAGGTCGCGGCGTTGTACACGCGTCTTCTGGCCGAGGCCGGCGTGCCCGTTCATGCGCCGGTCGTGCACCCGTGGACCAAGCACGCGTTCCTGCACTACGTGGTTCGCGCCCCCCGGCGCGATGGGTTGCGCGACTTTCTCGTCGAGACCGGCGTCGAGGCGTTGATTCACTATCCGCAGCCGCTTCCGGACATGCGGTATTATCGTGAGCACTATCCGACCAGCCCGGCGGTCTATCCCGTCGCGTCACGCCTCGCCGGAGAGATCCTCACCCTGCCCATTCACCCGTGGCTTGACGACGCCGACGCCGAGTACGTGGTCGCTCGCATCTCCCAATTTTACCGCGACTGA
- a CDS encoding ABC transporter substrate-binding protein, translating into MARGYRRSDRSDGKGDLSRRDLLRLAGAGAGFSFLGLLEAARPALGAAASSTLTVGGAGFDIKTLDPGRELENGANNIDHATYDSLVTFEGEDLKTPKPSLATAWTVSQDGKTYTFKLRPNVKFASGNPLTSADFKWSIDRVRYLKGNAAFLLEGLDEVQTPDPLTVVIRMTEPHPAILPILSSPVLSAIDSKLVAANGGDASPDAKTKDQAEAYLNAHSAGTGAFTLDHYIPKQEIVLVKNPNHWRGAPKIDRVVLRNVAEPSAQELMIKKGDLDVATGIGADQVRSLAGVPGVTVKTSLASTLVYVMMNQNPQVGGPFAHPKVVEAVRSAIDYKGMLTLAGKGALRQAGIIPNNFPGALPAAEAARTDREHAKRLLKEANLGEISGTLTFAGDLVFYGIQANLIAQKVQEDLATVGIKINLNGLPYSVAIQQYRDGKNQLGIWQWAADYPDVSDYLVFVPGRTVAKRTGWMPEASPVAAQIAQLAKTTETEIDTAKRVGLYERLNRMIASYGPWAPLFQPVTPYAFRSNVRGVTFASAWMVDYYTVSKT; encoded by the coding sequence ATGGCTCGTGGGTACCGAAGGTCTGACAGGTCTGATGGGAAGGGCGATCTCTCGCGGCGCGACCTCCTCCGCCTTGCCGGTGCCGGTGCCGGCTTTTCGTTCCTCGGCCTGCTCGAGGCGGCGCGCCCCGCCTTGGGCGCGGCCGCGTCGTCAACGCTCACCGTGGGCGGGGCCGGGTTCGACATCAAGACTCTGGACCCCGGTCGGGAGTTGGAGAACGGCGCCAACAACATCGACCACGCGACGTACGACTCGCTGGTGACGTTCGAGGGCGAGGATCTGAAGACGCCTAAGCCCTCGCTCGCCACCGCCTGGACCGTCTCGCAGGACGGCAAGACGTATACCTTCAAGCTGCGGCCGAACGTCAAGTTTGCGAGCGGCAACCCTCTGACCTCCGCGGACTTCAAGTGGTCGATCGACCGCGTGCGGTACCTCAAGGGCAACGCCGCGTTTCTGCTCGAGGGCCTGGACGAAGTGCAGACGCCCGATCCCCTCACGGTCGTCATCCGGATGACCGAGCCGCACCCGGCGATCCTGCCGATCCTCTCCAGCCCGGTGCTGAGCGCGATCGACAGCAAGCTCGTGGCGGCCAACGGCGGCGACGCGAGCCCGGACGCCAAGACCAAGGACCAAGCCGAGGCCTATTTGAACGCGCACTCCGCGGGCACCGGCGCGTTCACCCTGGACCACTACATCCCGAAGCAGGAGATCGTGCTCGTCAAGAACCCCAACCACTGGCGCGGTGCGCCGAAGATCGACCGTGTCGTCCTCCGCAACGTCGCCGAGCCGTCGGCGCAGGAGTTGATGATCAAGAAGGGCGACCTTGACGTGGCGACCGGTATCGGCGCCGACCAGGTCCGCAGCCTCGCCGGCGTTCCCGGCGTCACCGTGAAGACCAGCCTGGCCTCGACGCTCGTGTACGTGATGATGAACCAAAACCCGCAGGTCGGCGGGCCGTTCGCGCACCCGAAGGTCGTCGAGGCGGTCCGGTCCGCCATCGACTACAAGGGAATGCTGACCCTCGCGGGTAAGGGCGCGCTCCGCCAGGCCGGCATCATCCCGAACAACTTCCCGGGCGCGCTGCCCGCCGCCGAGGCGGCGCGGACCGACCGCGAGCACGCGAAGCGCCTGCTGAAGGAAGCCAACCTCGGCGAGATTTCCGGGACGCTTACGTTCGCGGGCGACCTCGTCTTCTACGGCATCCAGGCGAACCTGATCGCGCAGAAGGTACAGGAAGACCTCGCCACGGTCGGCATCAAGATCAACCTCAACGGCCTCCCGTACAGCGTCGCGATCCAGCAGTACCGCGACGGCAAGAACCAGCTCGGCATCTGGCAGTGGGCGGCCGACTATCCCGACGTGAGCGACTACCTCGTGTTCGTGCCGGGCCGCACGGTGGCCAAGCGTACAGGATGGATGCCGGAGGCCAGCCCGGTGGCGGCGCAGATCGCGCAGTTGGCCAAGACGACGGAAACCGAGATCGACACGGCGAAGCGAGTGGGGCTGTACGAGCGGCTCAACCGGATGATTGCCTCGTACGGTCCGTGGGCGCCGCTGTTCCAGCCGGTCACGCCGTACGCGTTCCGGTCCAACGTGCGCGGCGTTACCTTCGCGAGCGCCTGGATGGTCGACTACTACACGGTCAGCAAGACGTAG
- a CDS encoding amidase produces the protein MAPGLAYRSLTELGRLLDSREVSPVEIVAEALARIERYNGRFVSYLTVCAEAATVQARRAEQEMAGGRGRRTRLHGLPIAHKDISLTKGVRTTAHSRCLLEHVPDRDATHVRRLAEAGMIILGKTNTTEYACGTMDVFGIARNPWDPGRYTGGSSAGSASALAAGMAPAATGSDTGGSIRVPSSFCGIVGLKPTYGRVSRYGLIPLSWSMDNVGPMARTVADCALLLGAMAGHDPLDPTSARAPVPDFTDGLDAGLRGMVLGVPKQHFYDGLDPEVDAAVRAALRHLESAGARLEPVDLPLAGHLAGPGGILIMAEAYGLHAAQLRERAADYGARTRRRIASGACYTSGEYEAALRIRGAWTRQVARALDRVDAIVTPTVPHPAFTVEVQRAGEPPDTSWGTRHFNLSGHPALSLPCGFTAAGLPVGMQLAGRYFDEATLFRIAHAYEQSTPWHSRHPALPEAAA, from the coding sequence GTGGCGCCCGGTCTCGCGTACCGCTCGCTCACCGAACTCGGCCGTCTCTTGGACTCCCGGGAGGTGTCGCCCGTCGAGATCGTGGCCGAGGCGCTCGCGCGGATCGAGCGGTACAACGGCCGGTTCGTGAGCTACCTGACGGTCTGCGCCGAGGCGGCGACGGTGCAGGCCAGGCGCGCCGAGCAGGAGATGGCCGGCGGGCGCGGCCGCCGCACGCGGCTGCACGGTCTGCCGATCGCGCACAAAGACATCAGCCTGACGAAGGGCGTCCGCACGACCGCGCACTCCCGCTGCCTGCTCGAGCACGTGCCGGACCGAGATGCGACGCACGTTCGCCGTCTCGCGGAGGCGGGCATGATCATCCTCGGCAAGACGAACACGACCGAGTACGCGTGCGGGACGATGGACGTTTTCGGCATCGCGCGCAACCCTTGGGATCCGGGCCGTTACACCGGCGGCTCGAGCGCGGGGTCCGCGAGCGCGCTCGCCGCCGGCATGGCCCCCGCGGCCACCGGCTCCGACACCGGCGGATCGATCCGGGTGCCCTCGAGCTTCTGCGGCATCGTGGGCCTCAAGCCGACCTACGGGCGCGTCAGCCGGTACGGGCTGATTCCGCTGAGCTGGAGTATGGACAACGTGGGTCCGATGGCGCGGACGGTCGCCGACTGCGCGCTGCTGCTCGGCGCGATGGCGGGCCACGATCCGCTGGACCCCACCAGCGCGCGGGCCCCGGTGCCGGACTTCACCGACGGGCTGGATGCCGGCCTGCGCGGCATGGTGCTCGGCGTCCCGAAGCAGCATTTCTACGACGGGCTCGATCCCGAGGTCGACGCGGCCGTGCGCGCGGCGCTGCGGCACCTCGAGAGCGCGGGGGCCCGCCTCGAGCCGGTCGATCTTCCGCTCGCCGGCCACCTCGCCGGACCCGGCGGCATTCTGATCATGGCCGAAGCCTACGGGCTGCACGCCGCGCAGCTGCGCGAGCGCGCCGCGGACTACGGCGCGCGCACCCGCCGGCGCATCGCGTCGGGCGCCTGCTACACGAGCGGCGAGTACGAGGCGGCGCTGCGGATTCGCGGGGCCTGGACGCGCCAGGTGGCGCGGGCGCTCGACCGCGTAGACGCAATCGTCACGCCGACGGTGCCGCACCCCGCGTTCACCGTCGAGGTGCAGCGGGCCGGGGAGCCGCCCGACACGAGTTGGGGGACGCGCCACTTCAATCTGTCCGGGCATCCCGCGCTGTCGCTGCCCTGCGGCTTCACCGCGGCGGGGCTGCCGGTCGGGATGCAGCTTGCCGGCCGGTACTTCGACGAGGCGACTCTGTTCCGCATCGCCCACGCGTACGAGCAGTCGACGCCGTGGCACAGCCGGCACCCGGCGCTTCCGGAGGCGGCGGCATGA
- a CDS encoding DegT/DnrJ/EryC1/StrS family aminotransferase, translating into MASEARAAMEIPYKFPYPVTDEMQRAVADVLRRRIHYFGPYTDALEAKLAALSGTKRAVAASSGSACLLLGLHACGVGAGDEVVMPANIYAGVPEAALQLGAAPVLVDIDPRTYNISVEQVEAALSPRTRAIAVQHSYGHAVDMDPLRRLAEPRGIRILEDAAHALGGRYKGRPTGGLGDVGVFAFSNKGISACGVGGAATAADERMAQDLVDRRYHGRRAGYETHVLGYNFRLTEMVAAVASCQLDHLPAWNAQRRRNAEHYTVRLGDAGVPLGLPVELPYAEHTFLHYVVRLDARDALMEYLRGRGVTTSVHYPVPVHRHAAFAGRLPYREGQFPETERACREILSLPCHPAVGEAEIRYVVAGVAEFYHGRADARRRTEHGGGGRA; encoded by the coding sequence ATGGCGTCTGAGGCGCGCGCCGCGATGGAGATCCCGTACAAGTTCCCGTACCCGGTGACCGACGAGATGCAGCGCGCGGTCGCCGACGTGCTGCGCCGGCGGATTCACTACTTCGGGCCGTACACCGACGCGCTGGAAGCGAAGCTGGCCGCGCTGAGCGGGACGAAGCGCGCCGTCGCGGCCTCGTCGGGCAGCGCCTGCCTGCTTCTCGGCCTGCACGCCTGCGGAGTGGGCGCCGGCGACGAGGTCGTCATGCCCGCGAACATCTACGCCGGCGTCCCCGAGGCCGCGCTGCAGCTCGGCGCCGCACCGGTCCTGGTCGACATCGACCCGCGGACATACAACATCTCGGTGGAGCAGGTGGAGGCGGCGCTCTCGCCGCGGACGCGCGCGATCGCGGTGCAGCACAGCTACGGCCACGCCGTCGACATGGATCCGCTGCGGCGCCTCGCCGAGCCGCGCGGGATTCGCATCCTCGAAGACGCGGCGCACGCGCTCGGCGGCCGGTACAAGGGACGGCCCACCGGCGGGCTCGGCGACGTCGGCGTGTTCGCGTTCAGCAACAAAGGGATCTCCGCGTGCGGGGTCGGCGGCGCCGCGACGGCGGCAGACGAGCGGATGGCGCAGGACCTGGTCGACCGCCGGTACCATGGCCGGCGCGCCGGCTACGAGACGCACGTCCTCGGCTACAACTTCCGCTTGACGGAGATGGTTGCCGCGGTCGCGTCGTGCCAGCTGGACCACCTGCCGGCGTGGAACGCGCAGCGCCGGCGCAACGCGGAGCACTATACGGTGCGCCTCGGCGACGCCGGCGTCCCGCTCGGACTGCCGGTCGAGCTGCCGTACGCCGAGCACACGTTCCTGCACTACGTCGTGCGGCTCGACGCCCGGGACGCGCTGATGGAATACCTCCGAGGACGGGGCGTCACGACCTCGGTGCACTATCCCGTGCCGGTGCACCGGCACGCGGCGTTTGCCGGCCGCCTGCCGTACCGCGAGGGCCAGTTCCCCGAAACGGAGCGGGCCTGCCGGGAGATTCTGTCGCTGCCGTGCCATCCGGCCGTGGGCGAAGCCGAGATCCGGTACGTCGTGGCGGGGGTCGCAGAGTTCTACCACGGCCGCGCCGACGCGCGGCGCCGGACGGAACACGGTGGAGGGGGGCGGGCATGA
- a CDS encoding DegT/DnrJ/EryC1/StrS aminotransferase family protein encodes MKIPYRAPVVTDEMRRKALEVLESGTTFGGPETERFEVELAERCGMRYGVSANSGTSVTMLALDARGVGPGDEVVMAANAYIGVLAAVVKLGAAPVFVEAEAGTGNICPDAAAAAITAKTRAIVPLHMYGFPCDMDPIVAAARAREVFVLEDAAHALGAEYKGRQAGGLGDAGFFSFSGKMITVFSTGGAVVTNDRRLAEGISSLRDQGRLRDEKISFIRRTDATWYDQRWIGYNMHLSEMACALGRLQLPLLARFTEHRRRAAAYYTTRFTDAALPVRLPPSRPWANPSYLHYAIWTPKRDAMVEFLRAREIGVGVHYPLPLHLLEPVQARYGTREGQFPVAERLCRENLSLPVGPHMTDEMLARVADAVIAFFKADRAAA; translated from the coding sequence ATGAAGATTCCCTATCGCGCGCCGGTCGTCACGGACGAGATGCGGCGCAAAGCGCTCGAGGTGCTCGAGAGCGGGACGACGTTCGGCGGGCCCGAGACCGAGCGCTTCGAGGTGGAGCTCGCGGAGCGGTGCGGGATGCGCTACGGCGTCAGCGCCAACTCCGGCACGTCCGTCACAATGCTCGCGCTCGATGCGCGCGGCGTCGGCCCCGGCGATGAGGTTGTCATGGCGGCGAATGCCTACATCGGCGTCCTCGCCGCGGTCGTGAAGCTCGGCGCCGCGCCCGTGTTCGTCGAGGCTGAGGCCGGCACCGGCAACATCTGTCCGGACGCGGCGGCCGCCGCGATCACGGCGAAAACCCGCGCGATCGTGCCGCTCCATATGTACGGTTTTCCGTGCGATATGGACCCGATCGTCGCGGCGGCCCGCGCGCGCGAAGTGTTCGTGCTCGAAGACGCGGCCCACGCGCTCGGCGCCGAGTACAAGGGCCGCCAGGCGGGCGGCCTCGGCGACGCGGGGTTTTTCAGCTTCTCCGGCAAGATGATCACGGTGTTCAGCACGGGCGGCGCGGTCGTCACCAACGACCGCCGTCTCGCCGAAGGCATTTCCAGCCTGCGCGATCAGGGCCGTCTGCGCGACGAGAAGATCAGCTTCATCAGGCGCACCGACGCGACGTGGTACGACCAGCGCTGGATCGGCTACAACATGCACCTCTCCGAGATGGCCTGCGCGCTCGGGCGCCTCCAGCTTCCCCTGCTCGCGCGGTTCACCGAGCACCGCCGCCGGGCGGCCGCCTACTACACAACACGGTTCACCGACGCGGCGCTGCCGGTGCGGCTCCCTCCGTCGCGGCCCTGGGCCAACCCGTCGTATCTGCACTACGCGATCTGGACCCCAAAGCGCGACGCGATGGTGGAGTTTCTGCGGGCGCGCGAGATCGGGGTCGGTGTGCACTATCCGCTGCCGCTGCATCTCCTCGAGCCGGTGCAGGCGCGGTACGGCACGCGCGAGGGGCAGTTCCCCGTGGCGGAACGGCTGTGCCGCGAGAACCTCTCCCTGCCGGTCGGCCCGCACATGACCGACGAGATGCTCGCCCGCGTCGCCGACGCCGTGATCGCGTTCTTCAAGGCAGACCGCGCCGCGGCCTGA
- a CDS encoding DegT/DnrJ/EryC1/StrS family aminotransferase, with product MSSRDPAGGGPLPVKYRCLWTPFDAEMRDAMLRPTPGPVYYDGPEVEAFEREAAAYLGVARGVGVSSGTTALYLTMLAMGIGPGDEVVCAANGYVCGAECAIQAGAKPVYCDVLDETANLDARTVEPVLTPRTKAIVAVHLYGHPVDMDPLMDLARRRGLFVIEDLAHAFGGRYKGRPLGSIGHASFTSFARKGITVAGQGGMAFTADPEWTRRIALLRRHGWERGHAYRSRISLVGFNHTLGESLAAVGRVSLSRLDRHNAVRRENARRYTGGLTARGLGAAVPVELPWASHAWFHYVIRVPRRDDLIAFLRTRGVEAGIHYKHPVYREPVYIARTGEDPGPRPVADRITSHIATLPSHPEMGGDGVDYVLDQVAEFYGGRLDEAAGAAAAAR from the coding sequence GTGAGTAGCCGCGACCCGGCCGGCGGCGGGCCGCTTCCCGTGAAGTACCGGTGTCTCTGGACGCCGTTCGACGCCGAGATGCGGGACGCCATGCTGCGTCCCACGCCGGGCCCGGTGTACTACGACGGCCCCGAGGTCGAGGCGTTCGAGCGCGAGGCCGCGGCTTACCTCGGCGTCGCGCGCGGCGTCGGCGTTTCGTCGGGAACAACGGCCCTGTACCTCACGATGCTGGCGATGGGGATTGGTCCCGGCGACGAGGTCGTCTGCGCCGCGAACGGCTACGTGTGCGGCGCGGAATGCGCGATCCAGGCCGGGGCCAAGCCGGTCTACTGCGACGTGCTCGACGAGACCGCGAACCTGGACGCGCGGACCGTCGAACCGGTGCTGACGCCGCGCACGAAGGCGATCGTGGCCGTCCACCTCTACGGGCATCCCGTGGACATGGATCCGCTCATGGATCTGGCGCGCCGCAGAGGCCTGTTCGTGATCGAGGATCTCGCGCACGCTTTCGGCGGGCGGTACAAGGGGCGTCCGCTCGGCTCGATCGGACACGCGAGTTTCACGAGCTTCGCGCGCAAGGGGATTACCGTCGCGGGACAGGGCGGCATGGCCTTTACCGCCGACCCGGAGTGGACGCGCCGCATCGCGCTGCTGCGGCGCCACGGTTGGGAACGCGGCCACGCGTACCGGAGCCGGATCAGCCTGGTTGGCTTCAACCATACGCTCGGCGAGTCGCTCGCCGCGGTGGGCCGCGTGTCGCTGTCGCGGCTCGACCGGCACAACGCCGTGCGCCGCGAGAACGCTCGCCGGTACACCGGCGGCCTCACCGCGCGCGGCCTCGGCGCGGCGGTCCCCGTCGAGTTGCCGTGGGCGTCGCACGCGTGGTTCCACTACGTGATCCGCGTGCCGCGGCGCGACGATCTCATCGCGTTTCTCCGCACGCGCGGCGTCGAGGCCGGCATTCACTACAAGCATCCCGTGTACCGCGAGCCGGTGTACATCGCGCGTACCGGCGAGGACCCCGGGCCGCGGCCGGTGGCGGATCGAATCACGTCGCACATCGCCACGCTCCCGTCGCACCCGGAAATGGGCGGCGACGGGGTGGACTACGTGCTCGATCAGGTGGCCGAGTTCTACGGCGGGCGCTTGGACGAGGCGGCCGGCGCGGCCGCCGCCGCGCGGTAG
- a CDS encoding DegT/DnrJ/EryC1/StrS family aminotransferase produces the protein MAREAPVREIRYKPVMTDEMIDAATRVLRSGKYIRSFPLEDSEGKRFEDEFCAYIGAPHAVNMSSGTAAMHIALLALGVGPGDEVITVPNTFSSVADVIILCGAKPVLVDVEPDTYNMNVGQVEAAITPRTKAIMPVHMNGHAVDMDPLMAIARKRGLKVMEDVCHAAGAKYKGRYLGTFGDAGCFSFVQNKCISVGGEGGMMVTSDPKVWETAMMLCNHGRGRRWFEGHKAYHIYRAQQIELVGFNYRQNELHSAIGRIQLKYLDGWNARRRENAALYGTLLSRFRHDLTLPAAKPYAEHAMMRFVAQTPRRDELRAYLEARGIHVMVEYGTPIHLDHAYQRHCGAPEGTFPVTERLAQTILTLPCYQTLDANDIGYVAEAIRQFYRE, from the coding sequence ATGGCGCGCGAGGCACCCGTCCGAGAGATCCGCTACAAGCCGGTCATGACCGACGAAATGATCGACGCCGCGACCCGCGTGCTGCGCAGCGGCAAGTACATCCGCAGTTTCCCGCTGGAGGACTCCGAGGGCAAGCGCTTCGAGGACGAGTTCTGCGCCTACATCGGCGCGCCCCACGCCGTCAACATGTCGAGCGGCACCGCGGCGATGCACATCGCGCTGCTGGCGCTCGGCGTCGGGCCCGGCGACGAGGTCATCACGGTTCCGAACACGTTCTCCTCTGTCGCGGACGTCATCATCCTCTGCGGCGCGAAGCCGGTCCTGGTCGACGTCGAGCCCGACACCTACAACATGAACGTCGGGCAGGTCGAGGCCGCGATCACGCCGCGGACGAAGGCCATCATGCCGGTGCACATGAACGGCCACGCGGTCGATATGGACCCGCTGATGGCGATCGCGCGGAAGCGCGGTCTGAAGGTGATGGAGGACGTCTGCCACGCCGCCGGCGCCAAGTACAAGGGCCGCTATCTCGGGACGTTCGGCGACGCCGGCTGCTTCTCGTTCGTGCAGAACAAGTGCATCTCCGTCGGCGGCGAAGGCGGCATGATGGTCACCTCGGACCCCAAGGTCTGGGAGACGGCGATGATGTTGTGCAACCACGGCCGCGGACGGCGGTGGTTCGAGGGGCACAAGGCCTACCATATCTACCGCGCCCAGCAGATCGAGTTGGTGGGTTTCAACTACCGGCAGAACGAGCTTCACTCGGCGATTGGCCGGATCCAGCTCAAGTACCTCGACGGCTGGAACGCCCGCCGGCGCGAGAACGCGGCACTGTACGGGACGCTGCTGAGCCGATTCCGCCACGACCTGACGCTGCCGGCCGCCAAGCCGTACGCCGAGCATGCGATGATGCGGTTCGTGGCGCAGACGCCGCGGCGCGACGAGCTGCGCGCGTATCTCGAGGCCCGCGGCATCCACGTCATGGTGGAGTACGGCACGCCGATTCACCTCGACCACGCCTACCAGCGCCACTGCGGAGCGCCCGAGGGGACGTTTCCGGTCACGGAGCGGCTCGCGCAGACGATCCTGACGTTGCCGTGCTATCAGACGCTCGACGCCAACGACATCGGATACGTCGCGGAGGCCATCCGGCAGTTCTACCGTGAGTAG
- a CDS encoding ABC transporter permease has protein sequence MTLFRYIVRRVLLLVPMLVGITLLSFLLSHAVPADPVAANLGDQAAADPTIVAAFRHRWGLDQPLYKQYLIYLWNLVHGNMGVSISTRQPVLLDLRQHLPATIEIAVAAMLLSLVAGIPLGMLAAVNRERPIDQAARVTSLVGVSTPVFWLGLVAIVVFYAHLGWAPAPGRLSPVITPPPFVTGFVLIDAILSHRWDAAADWLQHLVLPAVVLSSYSLGIVTRMMRGSMLEVLGEEYVRTARAKGVTRWAVIVRHAARNALIPIITIVGLSFGGLLSGAVVTETVFSWPGLGLYAFSSATSLDFPAIMGSGIVVAAVYVMVNLVVDVAYAFFDPRIRVA, from the coding sequence ATGACGCTCTTCCGCTACATCGTCCGGCGGGTACTGCTGCTGGTCCCGATGCTGGTCGGGATCACGCTGCTGAGTTTCCTGTTGTCCCACGCCGTCCCGGCCGATCCGGTGGCGGCCAATCTCGGCGACCAGGCCGCCGCGGACCCGACGATCGTCGCCGCGTTTCGCCATCGCTGGGGGCTCGACCAGCCGCTCTACAAGCAGTACCTGATCTATCTCTGGAACCTCGTCCACGGCAACATGGGCGTCTCGATCTCCACGCGCCAGCCGGTGCTGCTCGACCTGCGGCAGCACCTACCGGCGACGATCGAGATCGCCGTCGCCGCGATGCTGCTGAGCCTCGTCGCCGGGATCCCGCTCGGGATGCTGGCCGCGGTCAACCGCGAACGGCCCATCGATCAAGCCGCCCGCGTCACCTCGCTCGTGGGCGTCTCCACGCCGGTGTTTTGGCTCGGCCTCGTCGCGATCGTCGTCTTCTACGCGCACCTCGGCTGGGCGCCGGCGCCGGGACGGCTCAGTCCGGTGATTACGCCACCGCCCTTCGTCACCGGATTCGTGCTCATCGACGCGATCCTCAGCCATCGCTGGGACGCGGCGGCCGACTGGCTGCAGCACCTCGTCCTGCCGGCCGTCGTGCTCTCGTCCTACAGCCTCGGCATCGTCACCCGGATGATGCGCGGCAGCATGCTGGAAGTGCTCGGCGAAGAGTACGTCCGCACCGCCCGGGCGAAGGGCGTCACCCGCTGGGCCGTCATCGTCCGGCACGCGGCACGCAACGCGCTGATCCCGATCATCACGATCGTCGGCCTCAGCTTCGGCGGGCTCTTGTCCGGCGCCGTCGTCACCGAAACGGTGTTCAGCTGGCCGGGCCTCGGCCTCTACGCGTTTAGCAGCGCCACGTCGCTCGACTTCCCGGCGATCATGGGCAGCGGCATCGTCGTGGCCGCGGTGTACGTCATGGTCAATCTGGTCGTCGACGTGGCCTACGCGTTCTTCGACCCGCGCATCCGGGTCGCGTGA